GCACCGATACCACGCTCGTGGTGGGCAACAACACACCGCCCGCTGTCACCACGTCCGATGGCGTGCTCACTTGCACCACCAACAACGCAACGCTGACAACGACCACCAATGCCAACAGCCCACAGTTTGCTTGGACAGGCCCCAACGGCTATTCATCCTCCGAACAAAGCCCAACGGTGACGGTGTCCGGCTCCTACAATTTGGTGCTCACCGACAATAATACAGGCTGCACCAACACCGCCATCGCCACCGTGACCACCAACACCGCGCCGCCCGGCGCATCGGCCAATGGCGGCACCTTGACTTGTGTCGTGAACAATGTGACGCTCAGCGGCGCATCGCCCGACACAAGCGCCACTTTTGCTTGGACAGGGCCCAATGGCTACACTTCCAGCCTGCAAAACCCAACCGTCAACGCGGCAGGTCAATACATCCTCACGGCCACCAGCCAAGTCAATGGCTGCACCTCCTCTGCCAACGCAACGGTGGCTCTGAACAACACCCCACCAGCCGCTTCCGCTTCCACGCCCGGCAATCTGAACTGCAACACCCAACAGGTGCAACTCAGCGGCGCAGGCTCCTCGCAAGGCCAGCAATTTACCTATCAATGGACCACCTCAAACGGCAACATCGTGTCGGGCGGCAATACCCTCACGCCCATTGTAGATGCAGTAGGCGCTTACAACCTACTGGTGACCAATACTGAAAATGGATGCTCCTCCACCGCTTCCACCAATGTGGCGCAAAGCGCATCCGTGACCGCCAACATTGGCGCTCAAAGCAACATCACCTGTCACGGCCTCGCCAACGGCTCAGCATCGGTGGTGTACGGCGGCGGCAATGGCAATTTCACTTTCAACTGGAGCAATGGCTCAAACAGCGCCACACTTTACAACGTGCCTGCCGGAACTTACTTCGTGACAGTGACCGATGGCGAAAATTGCACGGCCTCCGCGTCCGTGGTACTTTCGCAACCCAGCCCACTGGAAGCCAACGCCAGTGCCACTGCTCAAAGCGCCAACGAAGTGAACGACGGCACAGCCACCGCCAACCCGACAGGTGGCTCCCCCGCTTATGAGTACGCCTGGAGCAATGGCCAAACCACACAGACCATCACCGACCTCGCGCCGGGTAGCTATTCCGTCACCATCACTGATGCCAATGGCTGCACCGACGTGGAAACGGTGACGGTCAACTCGTTCAACTGTGCCTTGGCCGCCAGCATCTCCGCCACCAATGCGACCTGTTTTGGCGCCAACAACGGCACAGCCACCGTCTCGCTGAATGGCGCGGCAGAGCCAGTCGTCTACGATTGGAGCAACGGCGCTTCCTCGCCATCCGTCTCCAATCTCGCACCGGGTCTCTATTCCGTCACCCTCGTGGACGACAACAACTGCCCCGCATCGCTAAGCATCAACATCACCGAACCAGCCTTGCTGGAAGCCAATGCCACCGCAACCCATGAATCAGCCGCTGGCGCCAATGATGGCACCGCATCAGCCAACCCAACAGGCGGCACAGGCGATGTGAGCTACCAATGGAGCAACGATGCGACCACGCAATCCATTAGCGGACTTGCTCCCGGCAGCTACTCTGTCACGGTGACAGACGAAAATGGCTGTACCGATGAACAAACAGTGGTGGTCAATTCCTTCAACTGCATCATCGCTGTTCAGACCAGCATCTCGAACGTGACCTGCGCCGGCATCAACAATGGCGCTGTCACCGTTTCGCTCACGGGCGGCACGGCTCCCTTCACCTATCTTTGGAGCAATGGCGGCAACACAGCCACTGTTTCCAACCTGCCGGGCGGCGAATACTCCGTCTCCGTGACGGATGTGAATGGCTGCCAAGTGCTTGCATCAGCGACTGTGTCCGAACCAGAGCCTTTCTCTGACTGGACGGTGGAAACAACCCATCCATCCTGCGCGAACGAGGCCACCGGCACGGCCACAGTTTCCATCAATGGCGGCACCATGCCTTACGAGTTTACTTGGAATAATGGCCAAACATCCAACACAGCCATCAATCTGGTGGCAGGCAACTACACCGTGACGGTCGTTGACCAAAATGGCTGCAACACCAGCACCACCGTCGTGCTGGTGGCCTTGGACAATGTGCCGCCTACCGTCGCAGTACAAAACGCGACCCTGCCGCTGAACGCCTCCGGTTTGGCTACTGTAACCCTGTCGGCATTGGCAGCTCAAGTGTCGGACAACTGTGGTGTTGCCTCGTCGAGCATTTCGCCCAACACCTTCAACTGTGCACAGTTGGGCCAACATGAAGTCACCGTCACCGTCACCGACCAATCCGGCTTGACCTCCACGGCCACTGCCATTGTGACCATCGTGGACAATTCGGCCCCCACCGTGACTTGCCCAAGCAATCTCAGCAGATGCGCCGACGATAACTTGGTGAGCTATGGCGCACCAGTCGCGGTGGACAACTGCCTCGGCAATGGCGGGACTTGGAAGTTGGAAAATGGCTTGCCAAGCGGCGCTGTTTTCCCCATCGGCACGACCACTCAGACATACTCTTACACGGATGATGGCGGCAACGTGGGCACTTGCACCTTCACCGTCACGATATTCGAGCCGGTAGCACTCGAGGTCGTGTCCATCGCCGACGATGTGAACAGCCAAGGCGTCGGAGCCATTGACATCACCGCTTCGGGAGGCACCGCGCCCTACACGTTCAAATGGACGAAAGATGGCGCGTATTTCAGCGACTCCGAAGACGTAAGCGGGCTTTCTGAGGGCGTTTATTCCGTTGTGGTCACTGATGCCAACGGCTGTGAAATTGTGAAGGAAAGCATCGTGGTAGGCAACACCGTGAGCACAAAAGAACCGGCTTGGCTTAAAGGTGTGCGTATGCAGCCCAATCCAACTGGCGGACTGACCCGCGTGCTGTTCAGTCAAATTCCTGCCTCTACGCTGGAAATCAGCGTGACGGATGCCACCGGGCGAATCCTGCTCGCTCAAATCAGCGAAGGGCAATACGAAATATCACTCGACTGCTCGCTCTTGCCCGACGGGATGTACATCGTGCGTTTCCGCACAGGTGCTGAAATAGGCGTAAGGAAGTTGGTGGTGAATCGTTGATATTGAGTTTTTGAAAAATTGAGAGGGTCTCGCCACTATTGTGCAGCGAGACCCTCATTTTTCCCAAACCAATTATTTTACGACAAATCAATTCAAAAATACCGCTCTCGAATAATTTTCACATGATGTGTCTCGTGACCCAGAATCAAAAAACCGACCGCGCGTACCGATGCCTCCGAACGCCCCGCCGTGCCACGCCGCATCCACATTTCCTCGTCAAAACTCCTAAATAGCATCAAGGATGACTCTCGCACGGCACTATATTCCCGCAAAATATCTTCCCAATCGCGAGCATTGGCTTTGCTGACTTCCGCATATTTATTTTGGTCAAACCCCTGCAACACGGTCTTGTCGCCACGCGCAAAACGCATGGCGCGGTACGACAAAACGCGTTCCGTGTCAATGACGTGCTGCCATATTTCCTTGATGGTCCATTTTTCGGGCAGGTAGCGATAAAGAAGTTTTTCCGCATTCAAGCCGCGCAAAAAAAGAATTGTCTGTTGGAAAGAATCTTCCAATCCGGTGAGCAAATCGTCGTAGGGCACTCGCTCGATTTCTTCGGCGTACCACTCGGGGTATTCGTCGCGTAGAGGTCTCGAAATGGAGGGCGTGCTTTCAGGCATGACCAAATACTTGTACGAGTTAGGGACTACTGAAACTCCTTGGTGAATCAGGGCATAGACCCCGTCAGTGCCGCATCCGTAATTTTTCCAGCATCTCTGCCGTGAGGCTATCGGAGTACGCCCCATAGGCGTCCACCAACACGCCTTTGAGCCCGTTCTTTCCTGCGACGGCATATACCACGTTGCTGTCGCCGGGGTCGTTAGCGCCCTCGAAGCGATAAAATTCCGTGATTTCAAAATCGTCGGGATGCAGTTCGAGTTGTGCCGCTGCGCATTCGATGCAGTGAGGGCGCAAGTCAAAATCGGCGGTGTAACCCCTGCGTTTGAGGTCGTCGAGGGCTTCGGTGAGGGTAGCGTAGCTTTTCATAACAATGAGCGTTTGAGTTTCGCTTATACCAAGCGTCGGTGCCAACTTTTCCCGTACGGGACGAGCCATTTTTCTTCCAACTCCCGTTTCGACTGCGCCAGCGTGTTCACCATCAAAGTGTCCTGAGAAATATGAGCACTTCTGACGTGTGCCGCCAACTCGTCGCGGTTGGCAAATTTCAAGTCGTGATTTTCCACCCACGCAAATCGCATTCTTTCAAAAAAATCAACGCCGAGTTCTTGGCCCAGCCTTTCGAGAAAATGCACGGATTTGTCAATGGAGCAGCCGCTAGCACCTGCTTGCGTCTCATCCACCATCAGTATGACGAATTGATTCTGAAACACTTCGGCTTGCGCTTGCAAGGCTTGATTGTGCGCCGTCCACTGCCGGGCAAACACATCCAAAGCCTGCTGCGCCTCGAGTGCCTCCTCGTCCGTCAGGGGGCGGTGGGCGGTATAGACCCAAACACGCGACTCGGGCGCGAAAGAGGTTTGGTGCGCGAGGGAAGGCGTGAGCGATATGGAAGTCGTCGTAGTCATTTTGTGTTGTGTGCGATGGCAAGGTGCCTATTGCCGACAAGAGTCGTTGACGCGCTTGAAAGAGCGCGTCAAGCCAACCGTGTCAGTACCATCTCTGAAAGGTCGTAAACGGGGATTTGTTCATTTTTTTCTTTTGCTTTTAGCCCGTCTTGGAGCATGGTGAGGCAAAAGGGGCAATTGGCAGCGACAGCGGTGGGGTCGGTTTCGAGTGCCTCTTCCACCCGCTCTATGTTGATGCGTTTGTCGCCGGGTTCGTCCTCTTTCCACATTTGTGCGCCACCCGCGCCGCAGCAAAGGCCGTTTTTGCGCGAGCGTTTCATTTCCACCAAATCCACGTCGAGGGCTTCGAGCAGGGCACGCGGGGCTTCGTACACGTCGTTTGCCCTTCCCAAATAGCAAGAATCGTGGTAGGTGATGCGCCGACCTTTGAAGTCGCCGCCTTCTTTGAGTTTCAATTTTCCGTTGGAAATCAATTCGTTGAGCAACTGCGTGTGGTGCACGACTTCGTAGTGGCCGCCCAGCGCGGGGTACTCATTTTTCAAAACATTGAAACAATGCGGGCAGGCGGTCACGATTTTTTTCACGCCGTACATGTTCAGCGTCTCGATGTTCATGGCCGCCGTCATCTGGAACAAAAACTCGTTGCCGGCGCGGCGGGCGGGGTCGCCGGTGCAGCGTTCCTCGTTGCCGAGAATGGCGAATTCTACCCCTGCGTGGTTGAGTATTTCGCAGAGGGCGCGGGTCACTTTTTGGGCGCGGGCATCGAAGGAGCCTGCACAGCCGACCCAGAAGAGGATTTCGGGGCTGCGGCCTTCGGCGGCCATTTCGGCCATTGTGTATGCTATCATAAGATTGGTTATCAAATTTTTAGGTCAAAGCCCGAAAGTCTATTTGGCTTTTTGCCAGTTCTTTTTCAAGATAGGCTTAGCGACGCTGGTCTCACCATTCGACGACTCGCCTGAAAAGTGGCAAAATTTTTCTGCGTAGTTCGGGTCGCCAAATTTGCTCCAAGATTTGTAAGCGTCATAACTCAAAGGCTTTTCAACATTGAAAGTAATTTGATAGTCAACGCAAAGTGGTTTTGAACGAACAACCCAATCTTTTCTAATCTTTCTGCTCAAAACTATTTTGCTCCGGCTATAAGACACCCCGGTTGTGTTTAAAAGTTTCGCCATTGCTCAAGGTTTTTAAGTTTGAAAATTTGGACCGATGGTGGGCTAAAAGCAAACATCGTACTTTCTCCGAGTTACTTCCTCCACGCCTCCCTATCCTCACTCATCGCCCACGCTGCGCCGTTGTTTTCGATGGCGTTGAACATCGGCAGCCACTCGGCGGGGCCTGCCGATTGGGTCAGGATTTCGTGCCGCCGCATTTTCAGGATGATGTCCAACGGGTTGATGAGCACCGGGCAGGCTTCCACGCAGGCGTTGCAAGTCGTGCAGGCGTGGATTTCTTCTGGCGTGATGCGGTCGAAGAGGGATTTCCCGTCGTTGTAATTTCCAATTTCCAATTTCTCCGTTTCCAATTTCTTCCCAATTTCCTCCGCCCGGTCGCGCACGTCCATCATCACTTTGCGGGGCGAGAGTTTTTTTCCGGTGATGTTGGCAGGGCAAGCAGCGGTGCAGCGCCCGCATTCGGTGCAGGAGTAGGCTTGCAAAATGTTTTGCCAGCTGAGCGTAAACACGTCGTTGGCCCCAAATTCAGGGAGTTCAGCGGGAGTGTTGCCATCGGGCTGCTCCAGCCCCATCATGATGCGCACCTCTTTTTGGATTTCCGGCATATTTTCCATTTCGCCTTTGGGCGTGAGTTTGGCGTACCAAGTGTTGGGGAAAGCCAAGAGGATGTGCAGGTGTTTTGAATAAGGCAAATAACACAAGAAGCCGAACACAGTCAGGATGTGCAGCCACCAGCCAAAACGCTCCACAAAAATGACCCCTGAATTGCTTAAATGCCCAAACAAAGCTGGGCCAAGCCAACTGCTCACGGCAAAAGCGCCCGTGGGCTGGTAGTGTTCCAGCCCGCGCGTTTGCAGCACTTTGTCGCCGCCGTTCATGCAAAAGATGCCGACGATGAGAACGATTTCGCCCAAAAGAATCAGGTTCGCGTCGCGCGAAGGCCAGCCTTTCATTTCGGGCTTCCAGAAACGCGGCACCCGCAGCAGATTTCTTCTCGCCAAAAAAATGACGGTGGCGACGAACGCCAACACCGACAAGATTTCTATCAAACTGATGACGAAGGTGTAAAACACACCCAGCAGGGGCGCAAAAAATCGGTGTGTGCCCAAAACACCGTCCACGATTATTTCAATCAGCTCCACCTGTGTGACGACGAAAGCCACATAGATAAATAGGTGCATGACGGCGGGCAGCCAGTTTTTGAACATCTTTTGCTGGCCAAACGCCACGAGCAGCACATTGCGCCAACGTTGCCCTGCGTGGCCGCCGATTTTTTCGGGTTTGCCGAGTTGGATGTTGCGCCACACCCGGCGGTAGCCTTGCCAAGCAAACCACCCAGTGATGCCGAGCACAAGGAGAAAAAGGATTGATTGAAACATAAATTTTCGATTTCGGGCGAAAAATACGGTGAGAGGATAAGACTTTTGCAAGGGAAAAAAATATACAATTAGAAACCCCGTCCGAACAGATACTCGGAGCTCGGATGTTCTTCATCCGAGTGAGCAGAAACCAGCAACCTTTTTAGAAATGCAAATTCTCACCGCTCGTCAAATCCGCCAGAAAATTCGCCGCATCGCCATCGAAATCCTAGAGCGCAACTTCGGCGAACCCGAAATCATACTCGCCGGGCTGAACAACAACGGCGTGGGGTTTGCGCAATTCCTCGTGGATGAGCTGCTGCCGCTCGCGCCCGGCAACGTGAAAATATCGCTCACGCGCATCCGGCTCAACCCTGCCAACCCGGTGGAATACGACCCGGTCATCGAAATGCCCGCCGATGCCTTGCGCGGCAAGCCCGTCATCATCGTGGATGATGTGGCGAACACTGGCCGCACGATTTTTTATGCCGTGCAGCCCTTGTTGAGCGTGATTCCGAAGAAAGTGGAAGTGGCCGTGCTGGTGGACCGCAAGCACAAATCTTTCCCCATCAAGGCTGATTATGTGGGACTTTCCTTGGCCACCACCCTGCTCGACGATATTGACGTTCGAATTCGGGACGTGGAGGAAATGGCGGTATATTTGAACTGATTTCCTTGCTTGGCCAATGGCACAAAAAAAGCCTTGTCGGTCATTTCCCGACAAGGCCAAAGTTGCATCTTTTCGAGGCGCGGCTCAATCAACCAATTTTTGTTTTTTCAGCAATTCGCCATATTTCGAGTAGAATTCTCTTGCATCCACTTGAATCACTTTGGCGAGCTCACCAAATTGTACTCGTTCGCTGGGACTGTATCTGCCGGGATAATCGGCGAAGTACAACGCGCCCTCGGGAGTCGTGGCCATGTAGATTTTTGCACGAAGATTAGGGACTTCGTACACGGCAAGGCTGCTGTAATTGATGCCTTGAAGGCTTTGTTGCACCGATTTAAGCCCACGGATGTACTCGTTGTTGTTCAGCCCAGCCACGCTCCAGCCTTTGTCGTTTTGGACAACTTCCACAGCAGAAAGGGTTTGGCCGTTCGCCACAAGCGGCACCACGGTGTATTCTTTCCCACCAGAAATTTGGGCGAAATTGGATAGCGAGTCGCCGCCAATCAGCTTGTCGAAGTTGAGTTGAAAAGTTTCGAGCGGAGTGCCTTGCGTTGCTTTTTCCAAGTCAGCCGGATTGATGTCCGCTTGAAAGACGCCCTTTTGCCGAATCAGCTCCAACAGGTCGCTTTTGCCTTGGTTGACCGCTTCTTCCCGGGTGGGGAAATACTGGGTGGTGGGTGTAGGCTCATTCATTTTTTGATTGCGCTGAGAGCAGGAAACGAGCGAAAAGCCTGCAAATATGAGGGTGAAGATGAGTAGTTTCATGACCATGTATTTTTTTTGAAAAGACTATTTTTTCCGAATGTCGTACCATGTGTTCCAGTGCGTGGCTGTGCCGGCGGGGTCCTGATATTCGTTGTAGGTGATGAGGCGCTCTTGGCCCACACAGGGGTTCCAAGGGTCGTTTAAGACGACATAACTAGTGGAACCGACCGTGACATAACCCTTGATGACGACGACGTGTCCGACCACGCCAGAAGTGCCGTAGGCAAAACCCATGGGTTTTTTGGCACAGAAAATTTGTCGTCGGAGCGCATCCCATGTGAGCGCCGTGGCGCTTTCAGAGAAGGCCACCCCGGCAAAATCAAGCTCCAGCCAGCCGGGCGTGTTGCAATCATTGGTTTTGGGACACGCTTGACCCGCGGTTTGAGGATTGCAACAATTTGTCTTGCTAAAACGATGGTTGGCAAGGTCGCATTGGTTGACGGCGATACCTACATGCTGCGCCAACATTTGTGTGGTAGCTGCCCAGCACCAGTTGTTCGTTTCCTGTGGCCGAAGTGTGTTGGGAACACTGCCAATGATTTCAGGCCTGCAACACCCGTTGAGAACAAAGAGTGCAGAAATGGCGAGGGAAAAGGTCAAAAGTTTGATTTTCATTGGTAAACGATTTGAAATGAAAAAATGATGAGAAATCAAATCCGAAGGAAGGTGGGGTATTAATTGCCCTGTTTAATGACAGGAGAAAGGAAAGCGTGAACTCGAACTTGCAGATTTCCAGTGTGGAACGATTTGCACCTCCGGGTAGCATGAAATTCTATTTTAAAAGCCCTTTTATACAAAAAAAACACTTTATTTTTTTAAATTTAGAATATAATTTTTTTAAAAACCATTTTTAAAAAATAAAAACAAAGTATTTTGATTAAAAATCCGAGTATTTCATGCAGCTCATGGCAAAATGTTCAAGATGTAAATTTATGTCAGAAAAAACAAAATTTTTTTGGGGATAATTCTTTGCCGTCAAAACAAAACGCCTTTCATTTGCCTGTCAGGAAAAAGAAAGGCAAAAAATGGGCAAACAAATCACCATCCGGCGCGGGTACGATATCAAGTTGGAAGGCGCCGCCGAAAAGAAAATAAGTGACGTAGCGGCCTCCGATGTCATCGCCGTCAAACCGCCAGACTTCCCCTCCGTCACGCCAAAACTATTGGTCGAGCCGGGAGATGAGGTGCTGGCGGGACAACCGATATTTTTTGACAAAAACCGTCCCGACCTCCGCTTCTCCTCACCCGTGAGTGGCGAAATCGCGGAAGTGGTGCGCGGCGAAAAACGCCGCATCATGGAGATTCGCATCATCCCCGACAAGGGTGGGATGAGATATGTGGAGTTTCCGAAAGAAAACCCCGCCAACATGCACCGCGACGACATCGTCAAGCGGCTCCTCGAAAGCGGCTGCTGGAACTACATCCGCCAACGCCCCTATTCGCTGATTGCCAACCCTGACGACACGCCCAAATCCATTTTCGTCTCTTGTTTCGACTCCGCACCGCTTGCGCCCGACCTTGACTACATCAAAGACTTTGAGCCGGAAAGCCTGAAAACCGGCCTCGAAGTATTGGCCAAGCTTTCTGCCGACAAAGTGCATCTCGGCCTCAAGCCCGGCCAACAGGAAGGCGATTTCCCCGGTACCCACTGCCTCAATCACCATTTTTTCAAAGGCCCCCACCCTGCTGGCAATGTAGGCATCCAGATTCACCACATTGACCCCATAGAAAAAGGCGACACGGTGTGGTATGTGCATCTGCAAGACTTGCTCATCATCGGGCGCTTGTTCCTTGAAGGACGCTATCGCGCCGAAAGATTGGTGGCACTCACGGGAAGTTGTGCCACTTGGCCGCACTACCTGCGCGTCATGACGGGGCAACGCATGAGCGACCTTGTGGGGGGGCGCCTAAAAACGGAGCACAGCCGCGTCATTCAGGGCAATGTGCTGACCGGAAAGACTTCCTCTGCCGAGGATTTTCTTTCTTTTTACACCAACCAAATCACGGCGATACCGGAAGGCGACCAACCCGAATTTCTGGGCTGGCTGCTGCCGGGCTTCAACAAATTGAGCCTATCACGCACCTATCTGTCGTGGCTTTTCCCCAATCGCACCTACGATCTCGACACCAATCTGCACGGCGAGGAACGCGCGTTCGTGATGAGCGGACAATACGACAGAGTGCTGCCGATGAATATCTACCCCGTTTTCCTGTTGAAGGCTATCTTGGCAAAAGACATCGAGCGCATGGAGGCATTGGGGATTTATGAGATTTCGGAAGAGGACTTTGCCTTGTGCGAGTTTGTGTGCACCTCGAAAATCGAGGTGCAGAAAATAGTGGCGGAGGGGCTGGATTATGTGCGGTTGGAGGGTTGAATGAGTCGGGTAACACCGCAGAACCCCACGAGGGGATTGTTTTGCAACGTTCACCTTTTGCACTCACAGCCATGAATAAGGCATCTAAAACCGTCTATTACTTTGGGTTTTATCTACTCTTGGTAGGCACAACGCTCATTTTCGCCCCTAATATACTGTTGTCCATATTTGGCATGGACACGACAGGTGAAGTGTGGATAATGGTGGTAGGAGTCTTGGTCATCAACATTGGCCTTTACTACATCCTCACCTCCCCCACCAACAACGAAACATTCAACAGAACCACTGTTTACACCCGTGCATTGGTGGTCGCATGGTTCGCGTTGTTCGTCATGTTGGGATGGGCAAAACCGGCGCTGCTGTTTTTCGGCGGAGTTGATTTATCGGGAGCAGCATGGACGTGGATTTCTCTGAAAAAACAATGATTATTTGGCAACAAGTCTAACACCAAAGTCAGTATAACTCGTGAAATTACTCAGACGCTTAGTTGATTCAGTAAAACCGCATTTCTCCAAAGGCGGGAAGTTTGAAAAGCTCCATCCTGCTTTCGATGCCTTTGAGACGTTTTTGTTTGTGCCAGCCGAAACGACCAAGCATGGTGTGCACGTGCGCGATGCGATGGATATGAAACGCACCATGTTCACCGTCATCATCGCGCTCATACCGACCTTGTTGTTTGGGATGTGGAACGTGGGTTACCAGCACTATCTCGCTTATGGCATGGAGGTGTCGCACATTGACAATTTCATGTTTGGCCTGTGGAAAGTGATGCCTATCGTCATTGTCTCCTATGCGGTGGGGTTGGGAGTAGAATTTGCCTTTGCCGTGCTCAAAGGCCACCAGGTGAGCGAGGGCTATTTGGTCACGGGTCTACTTATCCCACTCACGATGCCTGTCACGGTACCGCTTTGGATGGTGGCACTGGCTGCGATTTTTTGCACGCTGATCGGCAAGGAGATTTTCGGCGGCACGGGCATGAACTTCATGAACCCCGCCCTGCTAGCCCGCGCCTTTTTGTTCTTTGCTTTTCCGGCCTATATGTCTGGCGACATCTGGACGGATTTGTCGCCGGAGGCCGGACACGCCCTCGTGGATGCCTACTCCGGCGCAACCAACCTCGTGACTTTTGATGCCGATTACACCCAGATGCAGTCCGTGTCCGATATGTTCTGGGGATTTGAGCAGGGCAGCATCGGCGAGACGAGCGTGGCCGCTTGCCTCATCGGTGCATTTATTCTAATCGTCACAGGCGTGGGCAGTTGGAAAATCATCGTGTCCATGTTTGCGGGCGCTTTGCTCATGGGGCTGGCGCTCAACGGCTTGGCTCCTGCCGACGTGCCGACCCATGCGATGCACACGCCTGCCCACTATCACTGGTTGATAGGTGGTTTCGCGTTTGGCGCGGTCTATATGGCGACCGACCCAGTGAGCGCCGCGCACACGGAAACGGGGAAATGGATTTACGGGCTGCTCATCGGCGCATTCACGGTAATATTGAGGGTGTTCAACCCCGCCTACCCCGAAGGCGTGATGTTGGCCATTCTGTTGATGAACGTATTTGCACCGTTGATTGACCACATCGTGGTGGAAAGGCATATCAAGCGAAGGATGCGGCGGATGAAAACGATTTAGAGAGAGCATAGAAAGGTTTTAGACAGTTTTAGGAAACTCATCACTCATCACTCATCACTAACTCTTGTGCACACCAACCGATATACCTTCATCTACGCAGCCATCATTTCGGTCGTCGCTGCCGTCTTGCTGGCCTTCGCCTCGCAGGGCTTGAAGCCCTTGCAGGATGCCAACATCGCATTGGACAAAAAAACGAGCATCCTCCGCGCCGTGCGGGTGGATGCCACAGAGCGCACCGCCATCGAAAAAATCTACAACGAGCGCGTCAAGGAGCTGGTCGTCAACAGCAAAGGCGAGGAACTCAACGGGGTGAATGCGCAGGCCATCGTGCTGAAAAACGAACTGGCGAAACCCGTCGAACAACGCCAACTGCCGCTATACATTTACTCAGGCGACGACGGCAAAAAACGCTACATCGTGCCGATGCATGGTGTGGGGCTGTGGGGGCCGATATGGGGCTACATCAGCATCGAAGAGGATTTCAACACGGTGTACGGCGCGTTTTTCGACCACAAATCGGAAACGCCGGGCTTGGGCGCGGAGATTTCGGAACGGCCTTTTCAGGAGCAGTTTCAGGGCAAAAAAATCATGGGCAACGACAACAATTTCGTGTCTGTCCGTGTCGTGAAAAAAACAGCACCCACCGATGTCGCCCCTCAGCACCGTGTGGACGGCATCTCTGGCGGCACAATTACTTCCAATGGGACGGACAAGATGCTGCATGAGTGTGTGGAGGGGTATTTGGGGTATTTTGGGAAGAGGAAAGGCTAGCGTTTGAAAGCAATTTTTCTGTTGCAACCGTTCGGCATCCCGTAGCCAACAAACAACAGAGACCAATACCGAACCCGAAGAACCTGCTACTTAATTTTAATCATCTAGTGTGAAAGCACGGTGCGACAAGGAAAAATGGACAAAACACGATTTATAGAAAACTTGGAAGCCGAGATAGAAAAAACGCTATCAAAAATAGAGACTTACAAGGAAATGGCAGGGCCGATAGCGCCCGATAACGCTATAGGAAGGGTATCTCGGATGGACGCTATCGTGAGCAAGTCAATCGTGGAC
This Saprospiraceae bacterium DNA region includes the following protein-coding sequences:
- a CDS encoding T9SS type A sorting domain-containing protein, producing MKRVLLLLALCFAGSSVAYSQLPPGSTAPNFTVTDLNGNSWNLYNLLDQGKTVYIDFSATWCGPCWNYHNTHALANLWNTYGPHGTNEAFVFFIEGDANTNTACLYGPVGCVGGTQGNWVDGTPYPIVESHTVRAQYAVAYYPTIYMVCPANKKVYEVGQQGMEGLWAARENTCPPLIVDVTVNNVKSVKCYGTNTGSIDITPSGGNPPYTYLWSNGATTQDLNNIPAGTYSCSITSSNGWPGETGPIEVEGPTEPLDLVMVNQTPVGCGIAGTTTVEGVGGWSSNYTYTWSNGQAGPTVTGGAGNYTVTVTDANTCTKTLLVNMAPVVYPTASVAPPPVITCLQPVIELDATNSSQGDEFVYQWTASGGGNIVSGANTLTPTVNAGGTYSLQVRSTITNCVSFANTLVTATINLPDADAGPQGAVTCAQPSTVLQGSGSAGQNITYLWTASNGGNIVSGGNTLTPTVNAVGTYTLKVTNTANGCSRTDTTLVVGNNTPPAVTTSDGVLTCTTNNATLTTTTNANSPQFAWTGPNGYSSSEQSPTVTVSGSYNLVLTDNNTGCTNTAIATVTTNTAPPGASANGGTLTCVVNNVTLSGASPDTSATFAWTGPNGYTSSLQNPTVNAAGQYILTATSQVNGCTSSANATVALNNTPPAASASTPGNLNCNTQQVQLSGAGSSQGQQFTYQWTTSNGNIVSGGNTLTPIVDAVGAYNLLVTNTENGCSSTASTNVAQSASVTANIGAQSNITCHGLANGSASVVYGGGNGNFTFNWSNGSNSATLYNVPAGTYFVTVTDGENCTASASVVLSQPSPLEANASATAQSANEVNDGTATANPTGGSPAYEYAWSNGQTTQTITDLAPGSYSVTITDANGCTDVETVTVNSFNCALAASISATNATCFGANNGTATVSLNGAAEPVVYDWSNGASSPSVSNLAPGLYSVTLVDDNNCPASLSINITEPALLEANATATHESAAGANDGTASANPTGGTGDVSYQWSNDATTQSISGLAPGSYSVTVTDENGCTDEQTVVVNSFNCIIAVQTSISNVTCAGINNGAVTVSLTGGTAPFTYLWSNGGNTATVSNLPGGEYSVSVTDVNGCQVLASATVSEPEPFSDWTVETTHPSCANEATGTATVSINGGTMPYEFTWNNGQTSNTAINLVAGNYTVTVVDQNGCNTSTTVVLVALDNVPPTVAVQNATLPLNASGLATVTLSALAAQVSDNCGVASSSISPNTFNCAQLGQHEVTVTVTDQSGLTSTATAIVTIVDNSAPTVTCPSNLSRCADDNLVSYGAPVAVDNCLGNGGTWKLENGLPSGAVFPIGTTTQTYSYTDDGGNVGTCTFTVTIFEPVALEVVSIADDVNSQGVGAIDITASGGTAPYTFKWTKDGAYFSDSEDVSGLSEGVYSVVVTDANGCEIVKESIVVGNTVSTKEPAWLKGVRMQPNPTGGLTRVLFSQIPASTLEISVTDATGRILLAQISEGQYEISLDCSLLPDGMYIVRFRTGAEIGVRKLVVNR
- a CDS encoding DinB family protein produces the protein MPESTPSISRPLRDEYPEWYAEEIERVPYDDLLTGLEDSFQQTILFLRGLNAEKLLYRYLPEKWTIKEIWQHVIDTERVLSYRAMRFARGDKTVLQGFDQNKYAEVSKANARDWEDILREYSAVRESSLMLFRSFDEEMWMRRGTAGRSEASVRAVGFLILGHETHHVKIIRERYF
- a CDS encoding phosphoribosylpyrophosphate synthetase, giving the protein MKSYATLTEALDDLKRRGYTADFDLRPHCIECAAAQLELHPDDFEITEFYRFEGANDPGDSNVVYAVAGKNGLKGVLVDAYGAYSDSLTAEMLEKLRMRH
- a CDS encoding (Fe-S)-binding protein, producing the protein MIAYTMAEMAAEGRSPEILFWVGCAGSFDARAQKVTRALCEILNHAGVEFAILGNEERCTGDPARRAGNEFLFQMTAAMNIETLNMYGVKKIVTACPHCFNVLKNEYPALGGHYEVVHHTQLLNELISNGKLKLKEGGDFKGRRITYHDSCYLGRANDVYEAPRALLEALDVDLVEMKRSRKNGLCCGAGGAQMWKEDEPGDKRINIERVEEALETDPTAVAANCPFCLTMLQDGLKAKEKNEQIPVYDLSEMVLTRLA